Proteins encoded together in one Epinephelus lanceolatus isolate andai-2023 chromosome 4, ASM4190304v1, whole genome shotgun sequence window:
- the LOC117259544 gene encoding uncharacterized protein LOC117259544 isoform X1 — translation MRQGELGRVRRKFVDKVSNVLIMQFLDDLLDDGVLNHGEKDSIVEENNTTADKARTLIDTVKKKGDEASRKLIAHIHSRDSTLYSELGLSCVQPAQPAAVRPSEQEWSITLNPATESFWMDKVKDNSVYPVDKKSIKNRVALLITNIKFTDEKMNRNGADKDEENMEKLLTALKYEVVKYTNLTGKAIDDAILKFSKHPKLKETDSVIVVIMSHGKLGKVLGVDWKKGDEKPDEFLIDNIYKHLGSEKCPALLDKPKIIIIQACRGEEEGSAFVRDVVSDDASQSNVPPPADEDNLEADTVKCVHKEKDFTALLSCTPDTVSYRQRDLGSFLIQYIVEVFNTFVHKDDIEELFRRVMQRFEKFSPRTKRQMPTKDRCTLIKRFYFFPLDNKQHPHPLPYPRVHSHHSTAPVQDGTILVAESTQAQNVVSDQALQEWRAIRAQQDQECNETLLEDQEKEMKKLAYQAFEEKRQKEIISGQQNDGAYALHHASPDQPLLSVPSTQPPLSVPSTLPLLSLPSTLPLLSLPSTQPLLSVPSSQPPLSVPSTLPLLSLPSTQPLLSVPSSQPPLSVPSTQPLLSLPSTQPLLSLPSSQPPLSVPSTLPLLSLPSSQPPLSVPSTQPPLNLFSYTTEIQILEDGPLTPSSAQDLDIIVDEQEEPVSQSLSPVSQHQLGEPVDETDLQNILKKLVSKVDESFCPTSNQINVCRNNVLLCSLRAFKRRNFNPEAKLDVVFVDEDGNGEGAVDEGGPTREYLRLLMRAIHQSNIFEGHEKDRQLSLDTQALQTNLYTWVAKMIAVCVVHGGVGPHFFSERLFQQICGIPTSLASVDEVCDHTFRQQLIKIQEATTVQEANSAIAEGADSLSIIGALRHVSNLKEKDSLVQSAADFFVNGRMQTALDQFVEGFRTLGLLEELRENPAVFRSMFVSEERPLQAKDLFSLFGIDYSVQGSNKRAKENSTICYWRDWLIDIEEGECSAITLEKVLEFTSGASTVPPLGFPHRPQIHFIHEANRVFPEANTCLIILRLPIHSDYEDFSKYMEEGILQAPTFGVA, via the exons atgcggcaag GTGAGCTCGGCAGAGTGAGGAGAAAATTTGTGGACAAAGTGTCCAACGTACTGATTATGCAGTTCCTGGACGACCTTTTAGACGATGGCGTCTTGAATCATGGCGAGAAAGATTCAATAGTTGAGGAGAACAACACCACAGCAGACAAGGCACGCACTCTTATCGACACAGTGAAGAAGAAAGGAGACGAAGCCAGCAGGAAGCTGATTGCTCACATTCACAGCAGAGATTCAACACTGTACTCTGAGCTGGGTCTGTCCTGTGTTCAACCTGCTCAGCCCG CTGCAGTGCGACCGAGTGAGCAGGAATGGTCGATCACCCTCAACCCTGCCACTGAGTCATTCTGGATGGACAAAGTGAAAGATAACAGT GTTTaccctgtggacaaaaaatCCATTAAGAACCGTGTGGCCCTGCTGATCACTAATATAAAGTTTACTGATGAGAAGATGAACAGAAATGGAGCTGACAAGGACGAGGAGAACATGGAGAAACTGCTCACGGCTTTGAAATATGAGGTGGTGAAATACACAAACCTCACAGGAAAG GCGATTGATGATGCTATACTTAAGTTCTCTAAACATCCGAAACTCAAAGAGACAGATAGTGTGATAGTGGTCATCATGTCTCATGGGAAACTGGGAAAAGTCCTCGGTGTCGACTGGAAAAAGGGTGATGAGAAACCAGATGAGTTCCTCATCGACAACATTTACAAACACTTGGGCTCAGAGAAATGTCCAGCGCTGCTGGACAAACCCAAGATCATCATCATCCAGGCGTGCAGAGGAG AGGAGGAAGGATCAGCATTTGTTAGAGATGTGGTCAGTGATGATGCGTCACAGTCAAATGTGCCCCCGCCTGCTGATGAAGACAACTTAGAGGCTGATACAGTGAAATGTGTACACAAAGAAAAAGACTTTACTGCTCTTCTTTCCTGCACTCCTG ATACTGTCTCATATAGACAAAGAGATCTGGGGTCTTTTCTCATCCAGTATATTGTTGAGGTATTTAACACCTTCGTGCATAAGGATGACATTGAGGAACTCTTCAGAAGA GTCATGCAACGCTTTGAAAAGTTCTCCCCTCGAACTAAAAGACAGATGCCGACCAAAGACAGATGCACTCTGATAAAGCGCTTCTACTTCTTCCCACTtgacaataag CAACACCCACATCCTCTGCCATATCCCAGAGTTCATTCCCACCACTCAACTGCCCCAGTACAAGATGGGACCATCCTTGTGGCTGAGAGTACCCAAGCTCAAAATGTAGTTTCAGATCAG GCTCTTCAAGAATGGCGAGCAATACGTGCCCAGCAAGACCAAGAATGTAATGAAACCTTGTTGGAGGACCAGGAAAAG GAGATGAAGAAACTGGCTTATCAGGCCTTTGAGGAAAAACGTCAAAAG GAAATTATCTCAGGTCAGCAAAATGATGGAGCTTATGCCCTACACCATGCATCTCCTGATCAGCCACTGCTGTCTGTGCCCTCCACCCAGCCTCCACTCTCTGTGCCCTCCACCCTGCCACTGCTGTCTCTGCCCTCCACCCTGCCACTGCTGTCTCTGCCCTCCACCCAGCCACTGCTGTCTGTGCCCTCCTCCCAGCCACCACTCTCTGTGCCCTCCACCCTGCCACTGCTGTCTCTGCCCTCCACCCAGCCACTGCTGTCTGTGCCCTCCTCCCAGCCACCACTCTCTGTGCCCTCCACCCAGCCACTGCTGTCTCTGCCCTCCACCCAGCCACTGCTGTCTCTGCCCTCCTCCCAGCCACCACTCTCTGTGCCCTCCACCCTGCCACTGCTGTCTCTGCCCTCCTCCCAGCCACCACTCTCTGTGCCCTCCACCCAGCCACCACTCAACCTGTTCTCATACACAACAGAAATCCAAATTCTTGAAGATGGACCACTCACTCCTTCATCTGCCCAGGATCTAGACATTATTGTTGATGAACAAGAGGAGCCAGtttcacaaagtctgtcacctGTATCACAACATCAACTGGGAGAACCTGTGGATGA GACTGATCTTCAGAACATACTGAAAAAACTGGTCAGCAAAGTTGATGAAAGCTTCTGTCCAACCAGCAACCAAATAAATGTATGCAGGAATAATGTCTTGCTGTGTAGCCTGCGAGCATTCAAACGTAGGAACTTCAACCCTGAAGCAAAATTGGACGTTGTGTTTGTGGATGAAGATGGCAATGGTGAAGGGGCAGTTGACGAAGGTGGGCCAACAAGAGAGTACCTAAGGCTGCTGATGAGGGCCATCCACCAGTCAAACATCTTTGAGGGCCACGAGAAAGATCGGCAGTTATCTCTTGATACTCAAG cTTTACAGACTAATCTATACACATGGGTGGCAAAAATGATAGCTGTGTGTGTCGTTCATGGAGGAGTTGGACCACATTTCTTCTCTGAAAGGCTTTTCCAGCAGATCTGTGGGATACCAACATCCCTCGCCAGTGTAGATGAAGTTTGTGACCATACCTTCAGGCAACAGTTAATCAAA ATACAGGAAGCGACAACGGTCCAAGAGGCAAACAGTGCCATTGCAGAGGGAGCAGACAGTCTCAGCATTATAGGTGCCTTGAGACATGTCTCCAACCTGAAAGAGAAGGACTCCCTTGTCCAGTCTGCTGCAGACTTTTTTGTCAACGGAAGGATGCAGACTGCCCTGGACCA GTTTGTCGAGGGGTTTAGAACCCTAGGATTACTGGAGGAGCTTAGAGAGAATCCAGCAGTGTTCCGCAGCATGTTCGTCAGTGAGGAGAGGCCACTGCAGGCGAAGGACCTCTTCTCTCTATTTGGAATTGACTACTCTGTGCAGGGCAGCAACAAAAGAGCCAAAGAAAACAGCACAATATGCTATTGGCGTGACTGGCTCATTGATATCGAAG AAGGAGAATGCAGTGCAATCACACTTGAGAAGGTACTGGAGTTTACCTCTGGAGCCTCAACAGTGCCTCCACTCGGATTTCCACACCGTCCACAAATTCACTTCATCCACGAAGCCAACAGAGTGTTTCCAGAGGCCAACACCTGCCTCATAATCCTCCGCTTGCCCATACATAGTGATTATGAGGACTTCAGCAAATACATGGAGGAGGGCATTCTGCAGGCCCCTACTTTTGGTGTTGCGTGA